In a genomic window of Labeo rohita strain BAU-BD-2019 chromosome 20, IGBB_LRoh.1.0, whole genome shotgun sequence:
- the ndufaf4 gene encoding NADH dehydrogenase [ubiquinone] 1 alpha subcomplex assembly factor 4 yields MGSRVTRLIRNFNLENRAHREISKAKPKAAPRHQTSSSIPQEEIAATSISEEIHQKNDPLLSMLKDVYVESKDPVPQAEAVPVAKKVEEETQRRALKYSLPGDPYGFCDVTDVPKGKLSLVEALTALNNHKRMPKTWTPEKLAQEYSLDPKDAKALTEFFFPFDIKIIPPKTEETKQIRDS; encoded by the exons ATGGGCTCAAGAGTAACACGCCTGATTAGAAACTTTAATTTAGAGAATCGCGCTCACCGAGAAATAAGCAAGGCAAAACCTAAAGCAGCACCACGACATCAAACATCAAGCAGTATTCCACAAGAAGAAATTGCGG CTACCAGCATTTCAGAAGAGATTCACCAGAAGAATGATCCACTGCTGTCAATGCTCAAGGACGTTTATGTGGAGTCTAAAGATCCAGTTCCTCAG GCTGAAGCAGTTCCTGTGGCTAAGAAAGTCGAGGAGGAGACGCAGCGCAGGGCGCTAAAGTACAGTCTACCGGGCGATCCCTATGGTTTCTGTGATGTCACTGATGTTCCGAAAGGCAAATTGTCGCTTGTGGAAGCTTTAACTGCTCTGAACAATCACAAACGCATGCCTAAAACATGGACTCCAGAGAAGCTGGCACAGGAGTACTCTCTGGACCCAAAAGATGCCAAAGCACTGACAGAATTCTTTTTTCCCTTCGACATCAAAATCATTCCACCAAAAACGGA